A region of Sparus aurata chromosome 8, fSpaAur1.1, whole genome shotgun sequence DNA encodes the following proteins:
- the exosc6 gene encoding exosome complex component MTR3, whose amino-acid sequence MPTDNKRVRGPEVSQSPSLFLCEPAGALPSHGPRADGRQRDQVDVRPVFVRCGLVSQAKGSAYIEAGNTKLMCCVYGPRETERKDETDMKCGRLTTDMRFAPFSCPERGSWIQGSQDKDLSLMLHESLQPAVCLHKYPRSQIEVNVMVLENSGSVLAHAVTCASLALADAGIEMYDLVLGCSIRQDGTSYVVDPTYTEENRCSSVSSENQGGLTVAFLPSLNQISGLQSDGEMAEETLTAGVRTCIEGCYKLYPVIQQALAKAVRKAAPPPSES is encoded by the exons ATGCCGACTGACAACAAACGTGTACGCGGCCCAGAAGTGTCTCAGAGCccgtctctgtttctgtgcgaGCCGGCGGGCGCTCTCCCGTCGCACGGCCCCAGAGCGGACGGTCGGCAGCGGGATCAAGTGGACGTCCGGCCCGTCTTTGTCCGCTGCGGACTGGTGAGCCAAGCTAAAGGCTCCGCGTACATCGAGGCTGGAAACACCAAGCTGATGTGCTGCGTTTATGGCCCCAGAGAAACCGAGAGGAAAGACGAGACCGACATGAAATGTGGAAG GTTGACGACTGACATGCGTTTCGCCCCATTTTCCTGCCCAGAGAGGGGCTCCTGGATTCAGGGAAGCCAGGACAAAGACCTCTCCCTGATGCTGCACGAGAGTCTGCAGCCAGCTGTGTGCCTCCACAAATATCCCCGCTCCCAGATCGAGGTCAACGTGATGGTTCTTGAGAACAGCGGCTCGGTTCTGGCCCACGCCGTCACGTGCGCTTCTCTCGCTCTGGCAGATGCAGGGATCGAAATGTATGATCTGGTGCTTGGTTGTTCCATCCGCCAGGATGGCACGTCTTATGTGGTTGACCCTACTTACACAGAGGAAAACCGCTGCAGCTCAGTCAGCAGCGAGAACCAAGGCGGTCTGACTGTGGCGTTCCTCCCCAGCCTGAACCAGATTTCTGGGCTGCAGTCAGATGGAGAAATGGCAGAAGAGACTCTGACAGCTGGGGTTCGGACCTGCATTGAGGGATGCTATAAACTGTACCCAGTCATCCAACAAGCTCTGGCCAAAGCAGTGCGCAAGGCTGCTCCCCCGCCATCAGAGAGCTGA